A segment of the bacterium BMS3Abin14 genome:
GAGAACCGACCCTCCGCAGGCCCGCCGCACAACAGGCAGAAGGGGGGGAAGATCGCATCGAGGATGGAGCATTTAAATCCTTTTCCTGACATGCCGGGGGTTGGAGCAAAAATAGTGCCACATCCCGCCGGGGGCGGGATCACTTCACAGGGGGTCTGCTTGGGATTACCCCGCGGTGGTCCTGGAATGTGGGGTCTGGAACTTCCTAAAACAATGCCTTCCCGGTCATCTCCTCCGGTTTGGGAAGTCCCATAATTTTCAAAATGGTGGGCGCGATATCTGCCAGACGGCCCGTCCGAAGCTTCGGCGCCCCTGCCCGGAACCCGGGCCCCACGAGAATGAGGGGGACGCGGTTGGTTGTATGGGCAGTGAGAGGAACCCCCTCAGGGTCCAGCATGGATTCGGCGTTCCCATGGTCTGCTGTAATGATCATGGTGCCTTCCAGATCCTCAACCGTGGATGCCACCCGGCCGACGCACCTGTCCACCTCCTCGATGGCGGCAACAGCGGCGCTGAAATTGCCGGTATGCCCAACCATGTCGGGGTTGGCGTAATTCACCAGGATAAAATCGTATTTGCCTGAATTCAGCCTCGTAACGAGTTCGTCCGTTACGGCCTCGGCGCTCATCCGAGGTTTGAGATCGTAGGTAGCAACATCCCTGGGTGACGGGACCAAGCAACGGTCCTCCCCTTCGAAGGCATTTTCTTCTCCGCCGTTAAAGAAGAATGTGACATGAGCATATTTTTCAGTCTCGGCGATCCGGAGCTGGGCCAGGCCTTTTCCGCTGATAACCTCCCCCAGAATGGCGGTCAGGGACACCGGAGGGAAGGCCACCGGGTAAGGGAAGCTCTCGTCGTATTCTGCAAGACAGACATAAACGGACAGCTCAGGCACTTTCTCCCGCTCAAAACCGGAGAAAAGATCATCATTCAATGCGCGGGTTATCTCCCTTGCCCGGTCGCCCCTGAAATTCATGAAAATAACACCATCGCCGGCCGAGATAGACCCCACCGGTCCGGACTTATCCCTTATCACCGAAGGCAGAATAAATTCGTCGGTTTCTCCTCTGCCATAAGCCGCCTTTATTGCGTCTAAGGCACTCGAGGCAATGATTCCTTGCCCCGACACCATGGCTCTGTAGGCAGCATGAACACGCTCCCACCTGTTGTCCCGGTCCATGGCGTAAAAACGCCCGGATACGGTGGCAATCTCCGCATTTCCGAGGGACGTCAGGCAGGACTCCATTTCCCGGATGTATTTGATCCCGCTGTTGGGGGGGGTGTCCCTTCCGTCCATGAAGGCGTGAACGAAGATTCTTTCCACGTCATTTTGAGACGCGAGGGAGACAAGGGCCTTTATCTGGTCGATGTGGCTGTGAACACCACCATCGGACATGAGCCCCATGACATGGAGGTTTCCGGAAGCGCTCCTGATCCGCTTGAACGCCTCCAGGAAAACGGGGTTTTTCTGGAAAGTTCCCGACCGGATGGCCTCATTGATCCTCGTAAAATCCTGGTAAACGATCCTGCCGGCTCCCAGGTTAAGGTGTCCCACTTCGGAGTTGCCGATCTGTCCGTCCGGCAGCCCCACTTCCTCGCCGGACGCACCCATTGTGGAGGTTGGAAAACGTTGGGCAAGAGTGTCCATGACCGGGGTGCGGGCCGAAGCGATGGCATCTTTGGAATCGCCGGAGGATACACCCCAGCCGTCGAGGACCATCAATACTGTCGGAATTTTCGGCAACCGCCCTAGGCCTCCTGGCTTTCGTACCGGGGGGCGGCGGCAGGAAGCGCGGAAACCTTATCGAGCGCCGGAAGGGTCAGCGTGTTCCATCTGCTGCATGATTCACAGCGCGCGGACCACTTGCGCGTGGTGTATCCACAGTGACCGCACTGGTACTGAGGGCTCATCCCCAGGGAAATCTCCATGTATTTTCTGAACTCCTCGACAGCATCCTCGAACCGCTCACGCTTTGCCTTGGCCTCCCCGAGGAGGGCGTGGAGAAAGGGAGAGTCGTATCGAAACGACTCGACCTTCTTCAGGGCCATCAGACCCTGGTCCACCATTTCCAAGCGCAGACAGGTCTTGCCGTAGAAGAGGTTCAGGAAAACATCGTCGGGCATCTTCTCCAACAATTCCTGATAGATCTCGATAAGCTTAGCCGGGTTTTCCTGCTCCAGAAGCTTGTCCTCGATCACCTGGAGGAAAACCGGGTTTTTCAGGGAACGATACCCCTCAATGAGAGCTTTCAACCCTTCATCCTGCTTACCCATGGCAATGAACGCCTCACCCTGAGAAACGGTTGCCGGCACAAAATCGGGCGCTTCCTTTAGAACCTCTTTCAAAAGTTTAACCGCCTTATCGTATTCCCCTTCCTTAACGAGGCCCGTTGCCAATTGATATTTCAGGCCGGTCAGATAGACCTGGGTTTCCTCTGCCTTGCCGCTTATCTTGAGAAGTTTCCGCTGGGTATCAACGGCCCCGCTCCAATCAGCTTCTCGCTCCTGGATATCCCGGAGGAGCGTCAGCGCCGTCCGATTACCGTCATCTCTGCCGATGATCTCTTTTAGCACTGCCGCCGCATCCTGAAATTTTTCAGCGGCAATAAAGTCATCGACCAACATGAGAAGCAGACGAAGGTCTTTGGGGTGGGCGACCCTTGCCTTCTGGTGCAGTGCGATGGCCTGATCCGCCTTCCCCTCTCCCAGGTAAACCTTACCCAGTCTGAAAAAGGGAAGGAGGAAATCAGAATCCTTGCCCACCGCATCCTCAAGGAATTTAACTGCCTTTTCCTCTTTTCCGGAAAGATGCGCGTCCACGCCCTTGTTGTAAAGCTCCTCCGCTTTCTCTCTGCGTCTCCGTTTCATCCTTTCCTGAACCTGTACAAAGGTTCTGCGAATTCCCCTTATTCCAAAAAGAATCAGGATGAAGGTGGCGCCAATACCCATGGCAATCAGTACAATACCGATCAGTGGGAATTCAGATACCTGGCCACGCCAGAGAACCAATGTGACATCGTTCTGGTTGTAATAGGCAAAGTACGAGAACGCTATCACCAGGACCAACAGGACAATCGTTACAATTCGGCTCACTTCAACACTCCTCTTTTTTCAATATCTTCCTTGCACTTGATACAATACCGGGCATTAGGGCGGACTTCCAGTCGTTTTTTCTGGATCTCATCTCCGCAAAGCTCACAGATTCCGAATTCACCACCGGTGATCCTCTCCAGAGCCTGGTCTATTTCCCTGATGTCCCGGGTGATCTTTTCCCTCAGGCTGATATTAAAATCGGTTGCATAACTTGCCCGTGCACGCTCCAGAGTGTCCTTATTCTCATCAAGGCTGGCATCCAGGGCATCATCAGCCCTTTTCGTCATCAGCTCATCCAGATCCATTCTCCTTTCGAGAAGAATTGCCCTGTAGCTGTCAAGTCCTTCCTTGGTCATCTAAACCCTCAGAAAACATCATGGCCCTTCGTCCACATAAAACCTTTCCTCTCACCCGTCCGTCACGCCAAGGCCTGACTCACTTCCACCTTCGCCTTCCAGGCTATGGCGGACAAGCAAGACACTTGTGCCCTACGGCTGAGGGTCCAGATCGAGGCGTGGCGCGTCAACCCAGAGCCTCTCTATATCATAATATTCCCGCACAGGTTCCAGGAAAATGTGGACGACCACCTCGCCGTAATCAAGCAAAACCCATTTTCCCTCCCGCAGGCCCTCGGAACCCAACAGGGAAAGCCCCACGGACTTGAAGGCCTCCATGATATTCTCGGCCATGGCCTGGACATGCCGGTTCGATGTCCCGGTAAGGATTACGAAAAAATCCGCAATCGAGGAAAGCCCTCTGAGGTCAAGGGCAACGGGATCCAGAGCTTTCCTGTCCAACCCGGACCCAGCGGCAAGACGGGCGTAATCTGAAGAGTTCAATAAATCCCCTTTCTTTGAATATATTCAAAAACATCACTGTGTACAAGATACCGGATACTGAGGCCCCTGGAAACCAGAGAACGGATACTGCCGGCGGAAATGTCCAGGGCGGAAACAGACATGGACCGCAGGGTAGCGCCGGCGGAATGGCGATACATGTCTCCTTCCCGGGAATATTCGGTGCGGAGGGCCTCCGGAAGAGGACCGAGGAAATCCACTGCAAACCCGGGCCGGGTGAGAAGCACCAGATGGGCAAGAGATATCACCTCTCCTGGACGACGCCATTTAGAGATATCGTTGTACGCATCCGTTCCTAACGCCATGAATAGTTCCCATTCGGGCTGTCTGCGCCTGATCTCCAGCAGTGTGTCAACGGTATAGGAAGATCCACCCCGTTCAATTTCCAGGTCGGACGCCTCCAGCCTGGGATTGGCTCTGGTTGCCAGACGAACCATCTCCAACCGGTCCCGGGGCCCGGCACCTGGAGATTCTTCCCTGTGGGGCGGGTTGGCTGATGGGACCATGATGACATGGTCAAGTTTCAACCCTTCGGCGAACTCCTCGGCCGCCCGCAGATGGCCGAGGTGGACAGGATCGAAAGTCCCCCCGAATATTCCAACCTTCTTCAAATTAATGACACCCCATCAGGTTCCAGGAAGTCAGTTCCTGGCTCCTAGTACCTGGTTCCCAGGAGGGCAGTACCTGGTTCCTGGTACCTAGGAAATGCGCGATTTGAATTTGAACTACACCAAGCACCAGGCACTAGCAGGTACTAGGCACTGCTCTTCTGCTCTCATTCCCTCAGATGCCCGTCACCCAACACGATGAACTTCCGGCACGTCAACTCCTCAAGCCCCATGGGGCCTCTGGCATGAAGCTTGTCCGTACTGATGCCGATCTCGGCCCCAAGTCCGAAGACGTAGCCGTCATTGAGCCGGGAGGAAGCGTTGACCATCACCACGGCCGAGTCAACTTCTCTTAGGAAACGTTCCGCATTTCGATGATTTTCGGTGACAATTACGTCTGTGTGAGCGGAACCGAACCGGGCGATATGGTCCATGGCCGCATCCATATTCTCAACCACCCTGACCGCGAGGATCTTATCAAGGTACTCGGCAGCCCAGTCCTCCTCATCTGCCTCTTCCACTTCATCAACAATACGGCACGTTTCCGGGCAGCCACGGATAACTACTCCTTCATCCTTCATCCTGCCAAGAAGGGGAGGAAGAAGGTCCGGGGCGATGTCGCGATGGACCAGCAGAGTTTCCATGGCATTGCAGGTTCCCGGCCGCTCCAGCTTTGCGTTCAGGCATATCCCGACAGCCATATCGATTTTCGCGCCGTCATCAACAAAGGTATGGCAGACCCCATCCAGATGCTTGATAACAGGGATTGTTGAGTTTTTCATGATCATTCGGATGAGCCCCTTGCCTCCCCTTGGGATTATCAGGTCCACATAATCATCGAGAGTCAACAGGGCTCGCACCGCCCTCCGATCGGTGGTCGGCACAACCTGGGCGGCATCACCGGGCAGGGCCGCTTCGGCAACCCCGTTTCGAAAAACGTCGGCCAGCGCGCGGTTGGAGTGAAGGGCCTCGGACCCCCCCTTGAGGATACAGGCGTTGCCCGATTTGAGGCATAGAGCGGCGGCATCGATTGTCACGTTGGGGCGTGATTCGTATATAATTCCGATAACACCGATGGGCACCCTCATCCGACCGACCCTGAATCCGCTGGGCCTCGTCCAGACCCGGGTGATCTCACCAACCGGATCGGGCAGGGCAGCGATCTCCTCTACCGCCAGAGCCATATCCTCAATACGTTTTTCGGTTAACCGAAGGCGATCGAGCATGGCAGATGAAAGACCGGCTTTCTCCCCACCCTGAAGATCCTTCAGGTTTGCCGAAACAAGCATCTCTCCGGATTCTCTCAGGCCTGCCGCAATGAGTTCCAGCGCCCGGTTTTTATCCCCCGGATTGGCCCTGGCCAGGGATCTTCCCGCCTCTCTGGCCTTGATCCCCATCTCGCTCATCATTTTCTGGATCTTCATGGCAACGTCTCCAACCCTGATATGGTCGCAAAAATTCCATCAAAGGACGCGTTGATGCCTTTTACGAGGTCATCAATTTGAGGGCCAGATCGTCCTTATGGATAACCTCAGTTCCCGGACATGCCCCGAGAACCGGCTCGATCTCCCGACTGTGCAGTCCCATGATTTTCTGGATCTGGACGGAGGAAAAGCAGGTAACGCCTCTGGCGATCTCATCCCCTTCCCGATTCACACACCGGACAAGGGAGCCCTGCTCAAAACTTCCGTATACCTCCAGGACCCCGGCGGGAAGAAGGCTTTTTTTGTCCTCAACGAGAGCCTTTACGGCCCCATCGTCCAATACCAGTGTCCCGTTGACTCCACCGACGAAGGATATCCAATGTTTTTTCGATGCCAGTTTCTCCGTGGACGGCAGAAAAAGCGTCCCCTCGGGGGCACCCGCAAGAATTCGGGTGAGAATCCCCCTTGAGCGACCATCAGCGATAACCGTGGGAATCCCCATCCGGGCGGTCCTTTTGGCAGCCAGCACCTTGGATGACATCCCGCCGGATCCGGCCTCTCCAGGTCCCCCCGCCATGTCAAAAACAGCGTCGTCCACATGGTCCACAACCTCAATGAGATGACCATCGCCCAATTTCGGGTCCCGGTCATACAGACCGGCAATATCAGTCAGAACCACCAGGAGGTCGGCGTCAGTCAGATTTACTACCATGGAGGATAATAAATCATTGTCGCCGTACTGAATTTCGTCGACAGCCACTGTGTCATTCTCATTGATAATGGGGATTATTCCCAGCCTGATGGATGTCTCCAGGGTGTTTCGTGCGTTCACAAAACGCCGGCGATCTTCCAGCCCATCCCGCGTGAGGAGCATCTGTCCCACATTTATTCCGTGGCGAGAGAAAGCGATCTCGTAGGCATTCATCAGCAAACCCTGGCCCACTGCGGCCAGGGCCTGTTTTACCTTGAGCGTCCGGGGGGCTTCCCTTCTTCCCATCTGATGCATCCCCATGAGGATAGCCCCTGAACTGACCACGACAAAACGGTACTTTTTGGGTGCCAGATCGGCGATTTCCTCGGCCAGAGCGCCGATGAGGCGTTGATCCACCCCGCCATCCGGACCGGCAAGGACCATGCTGCCCAATTTTATAACAATTCTTCGGCGATCCCGGAGGATATTTTTTCTCTGCGAGTTCATTAAATTTCTTTCTCTCCAGCCCTTTCTACAAATTCCGCAAGATCACCCACGAGCGTTTTCAATCCCTCTCCCGTAGCGGCAGACACCATGAGGACTTTCAAGCCCGTTTCATCTGCGAATTTTTCGGCAGCGCTTTCCCTGGAATCCTCGTCAAGCAGATCCACCTTGGCAAAAGCCACGATGAAGTGTTTTTGGGCCAACTTTTCCCCGTAGGCTTCAAGCTCATGCCGAACGGTCTGAAAAGCCACCATGGGATCCCCATCGGTGGGAGCCATTCCGATCAAGTGGAGAAGCACCGATGTTCTTTCCACGTGTCTTAGAAACTGGTGCCCCAGGCCGATGCCCTCGTGCGCGCCCTCAATAAGGCCTGGAACGTCCGCCACCACGAAACCCCTGTGGTCTTCCATTCTTACAACACCAAGATTCGGGACGAGCGTAGTGAACGGATAATCAGCGACCTTGGGCCTGGCCGCGGAAATTGTGGAGATAAGAGTGGATTTGCCCGCGTTCGGAAGGCCGACAATCCCCACATCAGCGATAAGCTTCAACTCGAGCATGAGGTCCATGGCCTCGCCCGATCTCCCCTCCTCCGCAAACCTGGGAGCCCTCCTCGTCGGTGTGGCAAACCGGGCATTGCCTCTGCCTGCTCTGCCGCCTCTGGCGACAGTATACTCCCCTTCCGTCAGGTCCACCACCACGTGACCCGTCGCTGCATCGGTCACCAGGGTTCCCGGAGGGAGGTCCAGCACAAGGGTCTCACCATCCCTCCCGGTCATCCTGGAGCCCATACCGTGTTTCCCATCTGAGGCATGGTATTCTCTTTTGTAACGATAATCTATGAGTGTTGAAAGGTGGGAATCGACGCGAAAAACAACATCCCCGCCTCGGCCCCCATCACCACCATCGGGACCTCCGCGGGGAACATACTTCTCCCGTCTGAAGCTGACGCAGCCATTCCCTCCCGCCCCGGACTCCACACGTATATTTACGCGATCGATGAATCTCATCGCACGGGATGGAATGTTTCTGAATTATTCAGCAGTATAGACGCTGATCTGCTTGCGGGATTTATCCTTGCGCTCGAATTTGACGATTCCGTCAATCTTCGCAAACAGCGTGAAATCTTTTCCGAGCCCAACATTGACGCCGGGGTGAAATTTGGTTCCACACTGTCGAACCAGAATGTTGCCGGCCCGAACCATCTCACCGGCAAAACGTTTCACCCCTCTGCGTTGGGCATTGCTGTCCCTTCCATTATTGGAACTGCCGCCCGCTTTCTTGTGAGCCATATCCTTACCTCTTTTCCTGTTGGGCCGTTTGACAGGGTCGTAAAAAATCCATTAGCGACCCTTCACTCATCTTTCAATCTTCTCGATCCTGACCCCGGTGTAATCCTGCCTGTGCCCCTGTTTACGACGGTAGTTCTTTCGCCGCTTCATTTTGAAAACGATGATCTTCCTGTGGCGGTCCTGTTCCACAACTCTGGCGCTGACCTGCGCCCCATCCACCAGGGGTGTGCCAACCAGGAGATCGCTCCCCTCGCCGACCATAAGAACCCTGTCAAACGACACCTCTGATCCGACATCGGCGACAAGCTTCTCTATTCGAACGATATCACCCTCGTTGACACGGTACTGCTTACCACCCGTCTCGATCACGGCATACATGACTTCCAACCTCCAGTTGATAGTGTCGCAAGAATTCCAGTAGTACCAAAACACGATGAACGAACAGAATCTGTTACCAAAACCGGCTCACCTTGTCAATAAGCGGAAGCTCGCATGCTCGCATACATGTCCCCGCAACAGAGCGCCGGGACATACTACAACCCCATGATCTGGTACTGTTCCTGATGCACGTTATAGTCAGTCTTGACTACTATCTTTTTCTTTATCTGCTTCTCCAGACCCTCGAGAAATTCTCCTTCTTCTCCATACAGCAGGTCCGCAACCTTGGGATGTACCACGATGATAACCCTTTTACCATCGAGGACCGGGGCCTCCCGGCGAACCTGTCGCAAAATCTCATAAACTACGGTTCGCAACGACTTGACTGTTCCCTTTCCCTCGCAGTAGGGACACGGCTCGGACAAAATCGACGACAGATTATCCCTGGTCCTCTTTCTGGTCATCTCCACCAGGCCCAGATCAGAGATCTTG
Coding sequences within it:
- the rpmA gene encoding 50S ribosomal protein L27 — protein: MAHKKAGGSSNNGRDSNAQRRGVKRFAGEMVRAGNILVRQCGTKFHPGVNVGLGKDFTLFAKIDGIVKFERKDKSRKQISVYTAE
- a CDS encoding tetratricopeptide repeat protein, translating into MSRIVTIVLLVLVIAFSYFAYYNQNDVTLVLWRGQVSEFPLIGIVLIAMGIGATFILILFGIRGIRRTFVQVQERMKRRRREKAEELYNKGVDAHLSGKEEKAVKFLEDAVGKDSDFLLPFFRLGKVYLGEGKADQAIALHQKARVAHPKDLRLLLMLVDDFIAAEKFQDAAAVLKEIIGRDDGNRTALTLLRDIQEREADWSGAVDTQRKLLKISGKAEETQVYLTGLKYQLATGLVKEGEYDKAVKLLKEVLKEAPDFVPATVSQGEAFIAMGKQDEGLKALIEGYRSLKNPVFLQVIEDKLLEQENPAKLIEIYQELLEKMPDDVFLNLFYGKTCLRLEMVDQGLMALKKVESFRYDSPFLHALLGEAKAKRERFEDAVEEFRKYMEISLGMSPQYQCGHCGYTTRKWSARCESCSRWNTLTLPALDKVSALPAAAPRYESQEA
- the rplU gene encoding 50S ribosomal protein L21; translation: MYAVIETGGKQYRVNEGDIVRIEKLVADVGSEVSFDRVLMVGEGSDLLVGTPLVDGAQVSARVVEQDRHRKIIVFKMKRRKNYRRKQGHRQDYTGVRIEKIER
- the obgE gene encoding GTPase ObgE/CgtA, yielding MRFIDRVNIRVESGAGGNGCVSFRREKYVPRGGPDGGDGGRGGDVVFRVDSHLSTLIDYRYKREYHASDGKHGMGSRMTGRDGETLVLDLPPGTLVTDAATGHVVVDLTEGEYTVARGGRAGRGNARFATPTRRAPRFAEEGRSGEAMDLMLELKLIADVGIVGLPNAGKSTLISTISAARPKVADYPFTTLVPNLGVVRMEDHRGFVVADVPGLIEGAHEGIGLGHQFLRHVERTSVLLHLIGMAPTDGDPMVAFQTVRHELEAYGEKLAQKHFIVAFAKVDLLDEDSRESAAEKFADETGLKVLMVSAATGEGLKTLVGDLAEFVERAGEKEI
- the nadD gene encoding putative nicotinate-nucleotide adenylyltransferase, translated to MKKVGIFGGTFDPVHLGHLRAAEEFAEGLKLDHVIMVPSANPPHREESPGAGPRDRLEMVRLATRANPRLEASDLEIERGGSSYTVDTLLEIRRRQPEWELFMALGTDAYNDISKWRRPGEVISLAHLVLLTRPGFAVDFLGPLPEALRTEYSREGDMYRHSAGATLRSMSVSALDISAGSIRSLVSRGLSIRYLVHSDVFEYIQRKGIY
- the proB gene encoding glutamate 5-kinase, with translation MNSQRKNILRDRRRIVIKLGSMVLAGPDGGVDQRLIGALAEEIADLAPKKYRFVVVSSGAILMGMHQMGRREAPRTLKVKQALAAVGQGLLMNAYEIAFSRHGINVGQMLLTRDGLEDRRRFVNARNTLETSIRLGIIPIINENDTVAVDEIQYGDNDLLSSMVVNLTDADLLVVLTDIAGLYDRDPKLGDGHLIEVVDHVDDAVFDMAGGPGEAGSGGMSSKVLAAKRTARMGIPTVIADGRSRGILTRILAGAPEGTLFLPSTEKLASKKHWISFVGGVNGTLVLDDGAVKALVEDKKSLLPAGVLEVYGSFEQGSLVRCVNREGDEIARGVTCFSSVQIQKIMGLHSREIEPVLGACPGTEVIHKDDLALKLMTS
- the proA gene encoding gamma-glutamyl phosphate reductase; translation: MKIQKMMSEMGIKAREAGRSLARANPGDKNRALELIAAGLRESGEMLVSANLKDLQGGEKAGLSSAMLDRLRLTEKRIEDMALAVEEIAALPDPVGEITRVWTRPSGFRVGRMRVPIGVIGIIYESRPNVTIDAAALCLKSGNACILKGGSEALHSNRALADVFRNGVAEAALPGDAAQVVPTTDRRAVRALLTLDDYVDLIIPRGGKGLIRMIMKNSTIPVIKHLDGVCHTFVDDGAKIDMAVGICLNAKLERPGTCNAMETLLVHRDIAPDLLPPLLGRMKDEGVVIRGCPETCRIVDEVEEADEEDWAAEYLDKILAVRVVENMDAAMDHIARFGSAHTDVIVTENHRNAERFLREVDSAVVMVNASSRLNDGYVFGLGAEIGISTDKLHARGPMGLEELTCRKFIVLGDGHLRE
- the gpmI gene encoding 2,3-bisphosphoglycerate-independent phosphoglycerate mutase; the protein is MPKIPTVLMVLDGWGVSSGDSKDAIASARTPVMDTLAQRFPTSTMGASGEEVGLPDGQIGNSEVGHLNLGAGRIVYQDFTRINEAIRSGTFQKNPVFLEAFKRIRSASGNLHVMGLMSDGGVHSHIDQIKALVSLASQNDVERIFVHAFMDGRDTPPNSGIKYIREMESCLTSLGNAEIATVSGRFYAMDRDNRWERVHAAYRAMVSGQGIIASSALDAIKAAYGRGETDEFILPSVIRDKSGPVGSISAGDGVIFMNFRGDRAREITRALNDDLFSGFEREKVPELSVYVCLAEYDESFPYPVAFPPVSLTAILGEVISGKGLAQLRIAETEKYAHVTFFFNGGEENAFEGEDRCLVPSPRDVATYDLKPRMSAEAVTDELVTRLNSGKYDFILVNYANPDMVGHTGNFSAAVAAIEEVDRCVGRVASTVEDLEGTMIITADHGNAESMLDPEGVPLTAHTTNRVPLILVGPGFRAGAPKLRTGRLADIAPTILKIMGLPKPEEMTGKALF
- the rsfS gene encoding ribosomal silencing factor RsfS; translated protein: MNSSDYARLAAGSGLDRKALDPVALDLRGLSSIADFFVILTGTSNRHVQAMAENIMEAFKSVGLSLLGSEGLREGKWVLLDYGEVVVHIFLEPVREYYDIERLWVDAPRLDLDPQP
- the dksA_2 gene encoding RNA polymerase-binding transcription factor DksA, giving the protein MTKEGLDSYRAILLERRMDLDELMTKRADDALDASLDENKDTLERARASYATDFNISLREKITRDIREIDQALERITGGEFGICELCGDEIQKKRLEVRPNARYCIKCKEDIEKRGVLK